Proteins from a genomic interval of Chanodichthys erythropterus isolate Z2021 chromosome 6, ASM2448905v1, whole genome shotgun sequence:
- the tmem169a gene encoding transmembrane protein 169a codes for MSEGASGDITGLELEGVIGTEETPVNTLQRSAEEEGTSTRRKKKKKKKEIIYRSDLEDEDDAGEGTSANVDGTFSPPHDEEEEDIPPDSRFVTLTGTITRGKRKGQMVDIYMTLTDKELRDMARSKERLDAECDGIAEAKQKPCALGVSQGPHVLLWSLSCSPFIFLLSFITSFYYGTLTWYNVFLVYNEERSFLHKITVCPLLILLYPVLIMALCVCMGVYVAVTQLSWVFGEWWLAVRDLEKGFCGWMCGKLGLEDCAPYNVVELLDSDTLSGTLQGKRMDDVEHTSTL; via the exons ATGAGTGAAGGAGCATCTGGAGACATCACTGGTTTGGAGCTGGAGGGGGTGATTGGGACAGAGGAGACCCCAGTGAACACACTACAGAGATCAGCAGAGGAAGAGGGAACCTCCACTcggaggaagaagaagaagaaaaagaaagagatcaTCTACCGCTCTGACCTGGAGGATGAGGATGATGCTGGGGAGGGGACCTCTGCGAATGTGGATGGAACCTTTAGTCCTCCACATGATGAAG AAGAAGAGGATATCCCTCCTGACAGCCGTTTCGTGACCCTGACTGGCACCATCACGCGAGGAAAGCGGAAAGGCCAAATGGTGGACATCTATATGACCCTTACCGACAAAGAGCTGAGAGACATGGCACGCTCCAAAGAGCGTCTAGATGCAGAATGCGATGGGATCGCGGAAGCCAAGCAAAAACCCTGTGCGCTGGGGGTCAGCCAGGGCCCTCATGTTCTTCTCTGGAGCCTTTCCTGCTCCCCGTTCATTTTCCTTCTCTCCTTCATCACGTCGTTTTACTACGGAACGCTCACCTGGTACAACGTCTTCCTGGTTTACAATGAGGAGCGCAGCTTTCTGCACAAGATCACGGTGTGTCCCTTGCTCATTCTGTTATATCCGGTTCTGATCATGGCGTTGTGTGTTTGTATGGGGGTGTACGTCGCCGTGACCCAGCTCTCCTGGGTGTTTGGAGAATGGTGGCTGGCGGTGAGGGACCTGGAGAAGGGCTTCTGTGGGTGGATGTGTGGGAAGCTGGGGTTGGAGGACTGTGCCCCGTACAATGTGGTTGAGCTTCTGGACTCTGACACACTCTCCGGGACCCTCCAAGGGAAGAGGATGGATGATGTTGAACACACTTCTACTTTGTGA
- the cflara gene encoding CASP8 and FADD-like apoptosis regulator a: MTQTNTCSIYTGSYSKMADGFSIMVNSVTTSLNKEECRILLYLCSDLFTNSCVEDLRGALLAFAKQKQNQAGQSQAGDALLMELMFRMKRFDILKKVFGTNRQQVEGILQRGGVLSDYRVLMADVNENLEKEELQSLMFLLSSILPKERMARATSFLDVVVELEKLDEVSCDKVDLLEQCLGNIKRFDLVKRIQAYKNRGQKIPCAETKVQNTFKFSPVKCQSPVNQGRRQQCCSQEFKNLKLSVPETGAQYQQAFVEEYQINPEQRGLCVIIDCVGFDGQMLNQTFERLGFMVIFHSLLGLKETQKVLEDLTRHRSLRRVNFFVCCLISRGTDTHLLATDSNSLGFRLEDLRQLFNPNQCPSLGGKPKLFFTQIYSTTEAPLTASMDDEFLETDGPKCHYSRTVPQSADVLWSVCTAEAKLLEGSGHQSVYLHALNSALLRGHESCRKTPILDIMTEVNRNVFSHNQQNPEKKYQLQHSHTLRKNIYL, translated from the exons ATGACCCAAACTAACACCTGCAGCATCTATACAGGATCATACagtaaaatggcagatggatttTCAATTATGGTTAACAGTGTGACCACATCTCTTAACAAGGAGGAGTGTCGGATACTTCTGTACCTTTGTTCGGATTTGTTCACCAACAGCTGTGTGGAAGATCTGAGAGGAGCTTTGCTGGCCTTTGCCAAACAGAAACAGAATCAAGCGGGTCAGTCTCAGGCTGGTGATGCCTTGCTGATGGAGCTCATGTTCCGAATGAAGCGCTTTGATATCCTAAAGAAAGTTTTTGGCACCAACAGACAACAGGTAGAAGGAATTCTGCAGAGGGGAGGCGTCCTCTCAGATTACAG GGTTCTAATGGCAGATGTGAACGAAAACCTGGAAAAGGAGGAGTTACAATCTCTTATGTTTCTCCTGAGCAGTATCCTGCCCAAGGAAAGAATGGCTAGAGCTACT AGCTTTCTAGATGTGGTGGTGGAGTTGGAGAAGTTAGATGAAGTGTCTTGTGATAAAGTAGACCTGCTTGAACAGTGTTTGGGGAACATTAAGAGATTTGACCTTGTCAAAAGGATTCAGGCCTACAAGAATAGAG GTCAGAAAATACCATGTGCAGAAACTAAAGTTCAAAATACCTTTAAG tTCAGCCCTGTGAAGTGTCAGTCCCCAGTTAATCAAGGGAGACGACAACAATGCTGTTCTCAAG agtTTAAAAATTTGAAGCTTTCAGTGCCTGAAACAGGAGCACAATATCAACAG GCTTTTGTGGAGGAGTATCAGATAAATCCTGAGCAGAGAGGCCTGTGTGTGATAATTGACTGTGTTGGCTTTGATGGAC AGATGCTGAATCAGACATTTGAGCGTCTGGGTTTCATGGTCATTTTCCACTCTCTCCTGGGTCTGAAAGAAACACAGAAGGTCTTGGAAGACCTGACTCGCCACAGGAGCCTTCGGAGGGTCAACTTCTTTGTCTGCTGCCTCATTAGCAGGGGAACAGACACTCATCTGTTGGCTACAGACTCTAACAGCCTTGGCTTCAGGCTGGAGGATCTCAGGCAGCTTTTTAACCCAAATCAGTGTCCCTCTCTGGGTGGTAAACCCAAACTCTTCTTCACCCAGATCTACAGTACCACAGAAGCCCCGCTAACAGCCTCAATGGATGATGAATTCCTTGAGACAGATGGACCAAAATGCCATTATTCTAGGACTGTCCCACAGTCAGCGGATGTCCTTTGGAGCGTGTGCACAGCAGAGGCAAAACTGCTGGAAGGTTCTGGCCACCAGTCGGTTTACCTGCATGCATTAAACTCTGCTTTATTGAGGGGACATGAGAG TTGCAGAAAGACGCCTATATTGGATATCATGACGGAGGTGAACAGAAACGTGTTTAGTCACAATCAGCAAAATCCTGAGAAGAAGTATCAGCTTCAACACTCTCACACACTACGGAAGAATATTTACTTGTAA